One genomic window of Bacillus mycoides includes the following:
- the atpD gene encoding F0F1 ATP synthase subunit beta, which yields MNKGRVTQIMGPVVDVKFDGGKLPEIYNALTVKQSNENGASINLTFEVALHLGDDTVRTVAMSSTDGLVRGTEVEDTGKAISVPVGDATLGRVFNVLGDAIDLDGEVPADVRRDPIHRQAPAFEELSTKVEILETGIKVVDLLAPYIKGGKIGLFGGAGVGKTVLIQELINNIAQEHGGISVFAGVGERTREGNDLYHEMSDSGVIKKTAMVFGQMNEPPGARQRVALTGLTMAEHFRDEQGQDVLLFIDNIFRFTQAGSEVSALLGRMPSAVGYQPTLATEMGQLQERITSTNKGSITSIQAVYVPADDYTDPAPATTFAHLDATTNLERRLTQMGIYPAVDPLASTSRALSPEIVGEEHYGVARQVQQTLQRYKELQDIIAILGMDELSEEDKLVVHRARRIQFFLSQNFHVAEQFTGQKGSYVPVKNTVSGFKEILEGKYDDLPEDAFRLVGSIEEVIENAKKMMA from the coding sequence ATGAATAAAGGGCGCGTTACGCAAATCATGGGTCCGGTTGTAGACGTTAAGTTTGATGGCGGAAAGCTACCAGAAATCTACAACGCCCTTACGGTAAAACAAAGCAACGAAAACGGAGCAAGCATTAACTTAACATTTGAAGTTGCACTTCATTTAGGTGATGACACAGTTCGTACAGTTGCGATGTCTTCCACAGATGGACTTGTTCGTGGCACAGAAGTAGAAGATACTGGTAAAGCAATCTCTGTACCAGTTGGTGATGCAACACTTGGTCGTGTATTTAACGTATTAGGTGATGCAATTGACTTAGATGGTGAAGTTCCTGCCGATGTACGTCGTGATCCAATTCACCGTCAAGCGCCTGCATTCGAAGAATTATCTACTAAAGTAGAAATTCTTGAAACTGGTATTAAAGTAGTAGATTTACTTGCCCCTTACATTAAGGGTGGTAAGATCGGTCTATTCGGTGGTGCCGGTGTAGGTAAAACAGTATTAATTCAGGAATTAATTAACAACATCGCACAAGAACACGGTGGTATCTCTGTATTCGCTGGTGTAGGTGAGCGTACTCGTGAAGGTAACGACTTATACCACGAAATGAGCGATTCTGGCGTAATTAAGAAAACTGCGATGGTATTCGGACAAATGAACGAGCCACCTGGAGCACGTCAACGTGTTGCATTAACAGGCTTAACAATGGCTGAACATTTCCGTGATGAGCAAGGACAAGACGTACTATTGTTCATCGATAACATCTTCCGTTTCACGCAAGCAGGTTCTGAAGTATCTGCCCTTCTTGGTCGTATGCCATCTGCGGTAGGTTACCAACCAACACTTGCAACAGAAATGGGTCAATTACAAGAGCGTATTACATCTACAAATAAAGGATCTATCACGTCTATCCAAGCGGTATATGTACCAGCCGATGACTATACGGATCCAGCACCAGCTACAACGTTCGCTCACTTAGATGCAACAACAAACTTAGAGCGTCGTTTAACACAAATGGGTATTTACCCAGCCGTAGATCCATTAGCATCTACATCTCGTGCACTTTCGCCAGAAATCGTAGGAGAAGAGCATTATGGAGTAGCTCGTCAAGTACAGCAAACTTTACAACGTTATAAAGAGCTTCAAGATATCATCGCTATCTTAGGTATGGATGAGTTATCTGAAGAAGATAAGTTAGTTGTACATCGTGCTCGTCGTATTCAATTCTTCTTATCTCAAAACTTCCACGTAGCTGAGCAGTTTACAGGTCAAAAAGGTTCTTACGTACCTGTAAAAAATACAGTTAGTGGTTTCAAAGAAATTCTAGAAGGAAAATATGATGACCTTCCAGAAGATGCATTCCGTCTTGTTGGTAGCATTGAAGAAGTTATTGAAAACGCGAAGAAAATGATGGCGTAA
- the atpG gene encoding F0F1 ATP synthase subunit gamma has protein sequence MASLRDIKAKINSTKKTSQITKAMEMVSASKLNRAEQNAKSFVPYMEKIQEVVASIAQGSKGINHPMLNARPVKRTGYIVITSDRGLAGGYNSNVLRTVSNVIRERHNMDSNQYSIIVLGRLGRDYLKRRGFNIIDEVVGLSDHPSFVDIKDIASRAIAMFADGAYDELYIYYNHYVSKISQEVTENKILPLTDVASDKPTTAYEFEPSEEEILKVLLPQYAESLVYGALLDGKASEHAARMTAMKSATDNAMEVIDSLTLSFNRARQAAITQEITEIVGGAAALE, from the coding sequence GTGGCATCTTTACGCGATATAAAAGCGAAGATTAACTCGACAAAGAAAACGAGTCAAATTACGAAAGCGATGGAGATGGTATCTGCATCTAAGTTAAACCGTGCAGAGCAAAATGCTAAATCTTTCGTTCCGTATATGGAAAAGATTCAAGAAGTAGTAGCGAGCATTGCGCAAGGAAGTAAAGGGATTAATCATCCAATGCTAAATGCGCGTCCTGTAAAGCGTACAGGATACATCGTTATTACATCTGATCGCGGACTAGCAGGTGGTTATAACAGTAACGTATTACGTACAGTAAGTAACGTAATTCGTGAACGTCATAATATGGATTCAAACCAATATTCAATTATTGTGCTTGGACGACTAGGACGTGATTATTTAAAACGTCGCGGCTTTAACATCATTGATGAAGTAGTTGGATTATCTGACCACCCATCATTTGTTGATATTAAAGATATTGCTTCTCGAGCAATTGCGATGTTCGCAGATGGTGCTTATGATGAGCTGTACATTTACTACAATCATTATGTAAGTAAAATTTCACAAGAAGTAACGGAGAATAAAATTTTACCGCTTACGGATGTGGCGTCTGACAAACCGACGACAGCTTATGAATTCGAACCTTCTGAAGAAGAAATTTTAAAAGTATTATTGCCACAATACGCAGAAAGCTTAGTGTACGGTGCATTACTAGACGGTAAAGCAAGTGAGCACGCGGCGCGTATGACAGCAATGAAGAGTGCTACAGACAACGCAATGGAAGTTATCGATTCACTTACACTTTCATTCAACCGTGCACGTCAAGCAGCGATTACGCAAGAAATTACGGAAATCGTTGGTGGAGCAGCAGCGTTAGAATAG